Genomic DNA from Bacteroides zhangwenhongii:
TGTACTGTTTCCTGGCTGCACGCTGTATCCTTGCACTTGGTGAGGCCGGTAACTTCCCTGCAGCTATCAAAGTAACAGCCGAATATTTCCCGAAGAAAGACCGCGCTTATGCAACTTCCATTTTTAATGCCGGTGCTTCTATCGGTGCTCTGATCGCTCCCGTATCTATCCCATTGCTCGCTAAGGCTTGGGGATGGGAAATGGCTTTTATCGTTATCGGTGCTCTCGGCTTTATCTGGATGGGAATGTGGGTATTCATGTATACTTCTCCCGACAAGAGCAAGCACGTCAATAAAGCCGAATTGGACTATATCGAACAAGATAAGTTTGAGGAAGGTGAGATCCCTGCAAATGCAGAAGTGAAGGAAGAAAAGAAAATGAGCTTCCTCCAATGCTTCACATACAAGCAGACATGGGCTTTTGCCGCCGGTAAGTTTATGACCGACGGTGTGTGGTGGTTCTTCCTGTTCTGGACTCCGTCTTATCTGAACACCCAATTTGATATTAAGACATCCGATGGATTGGGGATGGCATTGATTTTCACGTTGTATGCGGTGACCATGTTGTCTATCTACGGTGGTAAACTTCCGACTATCTTTATTAATAAGACAGGTATGAACCCGTATGCTGCCCGTATGAAAGCGATGTTGATTTTCGCATTCTTCCCATTGGTAGTATTGTTGGCACAGCCGTTAGGAACACTTTCTCCGTGGTTCCCGGTTATTTTAATCGGTATCGGTGGAGCGGCTCACCAATCATGGTCGGCCAATATCTTCTCTACGGTGGGCGATATGTTCCCCAAAACCGCAATTGCAAGTATTACAGGTATCGGCGGTATGGCCGGTGGCGTAGGTTCTATGCTTATGCAATACGGTGCGGGCGTATTATTTGTGCATGCTGACGAAACCCACATGACATTCATGGGATTTGAAGGCAAACCTGCCGGATATTTCATCATGTTCTGTATCTGTGCAGTATCTTACTTGCTCGGATGGGTGATTATGAAAGCATTAGTTCCGAAATACAAACCTATCGTATTGGATTAATTCATCCACTTACGTTAGATAACAAACAAGAGGGGGAACTCATCACGAGTTCCCCCTCTCTCTTGTGTATTAACAATAAATTTCTTTGAAAAAGGAAAAAATAAAAAAGCCTCTTCTCACGAAGAAGGCTTTTTAGGTTTACTTATTCTGCACCATCTTCCTGCAATATTTTCAATTGCAACACTTGAGATGAAGTGTCATTGCATTCTCATAATGAAGAATAGTAAACGTTAAGATGAAAAAAAGGGAAGTCTCACGACTTCCACAATTCTTCTAACCTTAAATCTAAATCTCTATGAAAAAAACGTGCTGCAAATATAGGCGTTTGTTCAACATAGAGGTGTTAATGAATCGCATAAAGAGAGAATAAAAACTAACATTTGCAAAAATTAGCAAATCACTCCTTATACTCCATTAAATTTAATAAACTTTCGTAGAGTGGATTGGACTTCAGATACTTAGGGACTCCTGTCACAAACATCTGTTTTCGCGCACGGGTAAGAGCTACATTCAGTTTACGATCAATCAGCGTACCGTCTTCTTCTGTTAAATTCGATACAAACTTTAATTGAAAATAACTGTTGATGCAACAGGAATAGATGATTACATCCCGTTCGCTCCCTTGAAAACGCTCGACAGTATCAACCATAATCCGGTTCAGAGCCGGAATGCCCAATGCGGCTATTTCTTTTTTAATCAGTGCTATCTGACTTCTGTAAGGGGTAATGATTCCCAACGTACGCGCCTCATCGAAATCTGTCCGGCAATCCTCATAGATACGGGCAACCAGATCCGCTACAATACGGGCTTCCGAATGGTTTATTTTCGTAGATGTTCCTGTCTTCTCCGGTACGGAAGGATAAAAAGCCAGACGACAAACAGTATCGGAGTCTTCCAGTTGGTGAGGCAATCCGACGGGAATCAGACGCCCTCCATAAAAAGCACGGTTGGCAAATAGAGCCACTTCGGGATGCATACGACCTTGACGGCAAAGCATATCGTAGGAAGGATGAGAGGTCAGGGATGACTGACGAGCGGTGCAGTTGCGGTAGAGACGTTCAAACAGGGAATCTTTCAAGTTGGTCAGTCCGATAGACAGCAAGGACTCCTCGTAGATAGCGGACTGTTCAGAACTTTGCAGCACAACGGCAGGAAGTTGCTTATGGTCGCCAATCAGGATAAATTTATCAATGGCATTCCCACCCTCTTCGCCACGTGCACAAAGAATACCTAATAGCTGAGGTTCCAATATCTGAGTAGCTTCATCTATAATGGCAACATTAAAATGTTTCAGACGGAACAATTCCGGTTTGCCGGAAATGGCCGCTACGGTTCCTACAATGATGCGGCAACTCCGAATACGCTCGTAAACTTCCGAACGGCGGTTGCAGGAGGCCAATTCGTTTTCTATCAGATGAGTGCGGTAAGTCTCGTCGCACGACAATTCACTTCCCACACGGATAAAATCAACGGCAGGACGAATGGAAGCAAGCGATTTGCATATCTCGTCGACAGCCCGGTTCGTATACGAAAGCAGGAGGATTTGAGCGCCTTTATCCGCATGGAATGTTTCAACCATCTTCTTTAAGGCACAAGAGGTCTTTCCGGTTCCCGGAGGACCGATAAGAAGAAAATAATCTTGCGCGGCTTTCGCTTTCAATGCGACACGGGTGAAGTCGTCTTTCGCCTGTGAAACAAGAAAATCCAATGATTCGTCGAACTTCGGCGGACGCTGGGCCAGCAATAAGTCGCGACGTTCCTGTGTCGCAGAGAGATAAGCGTACAATCCTTGATACATGGAGCGAAATGTCGTATCCATCGTGTCATGTTCTATCGCATAAAGGCTATCGGCAGGGAGCACCGAAGGATTCTGCTGTGTAGCCCGAAGGCGGATACCTATTTCATGATCGGTCAGATGTTCGATATTGCCCTTGAATACCATTTTATTGGTTACGTTATCCATCCCGCAGTTTCGTTCATAGAGGATAATGGCGTCACCTTGACGGAAATTAGGAAGTACGTTTTGTATATCATTGTCCGCTACTGCCTCCGGCAGTTCCTTTTCTTCTAGATCGGAACGTACCAATAATAAATAAGCTTTATGCTCGTCGGCGGCATGATTTTCACGAATCCGCAAATTATAGATAATCTCACCGGCTTCGCATTTCTCGGCCAATGTGGAAAGCCACAAGGAAGCCGCACCCGTACGCCCTTCATAATCCACATCACCGGACTTAGAAGTATAAAGTTCTTTCGTCAGAAAATTATAGACCGCATAAAAATAGCTCTTTTCTATGGCGGAAAGCCTCTGCAACTTCTCCTGAAAGCGATCAATGGGCGGCCGCAAATAGGTTTCCCAGAAACGTCCTCGCAAGCCACGTTCATTCAGTGTGGAAGCATTGATCTCATCTAACTTCCGTGCGGTATATTCCGGATTGTTATGCAACTGGATACCATATTCATCGGCTACAATCCGGTTGCGCAAGTCAATCACACGGCGCACCATTGCCCAAGAAGGCCGTGAAGGGTAAAGAAGCGGATAACGGGTATAAAGCAAATAGGCTTTTACTTTCCGGTGATCCATCCCCATAGAGTATTGCAATACTGCCTGATAAAGCAACATCTGCACCTTGTTGTTCTCTTTCGGTTCCACCTTGCCGCGGATAGCGTACTCGTCAGCTTTACCCGATTTCATTTCGATGAAGGAGGACATATCCCGTTGCATATAATCAAGGCGGCCTTGCAGTCCGAGCGCTTCGCAGATATAAGAAGGTTCAAGCACCGCATCCGTCTTGTCCAATTCGTATCCGGCAGCATGAAAAGTATCATTCACCGTTTCGCGGATATGCTCGAAATGTAATTTGCAATCATCAAAGAATTGCCGCTCCTTCTCTCTGTCCCGCAAATCGGGGCAAGCCGCCAATTCGATGGGATAGCGGCGGAAAGCCTTTTGCATACAAGTCCGATAATCAATATCCTCGTTCGGCGCATGAATCCATTCATCCAGAAAGAGATTGGCAATATTTCCCAGTAACAGGGGACGGGCATTCTCAATCGGTTGCATTCGGGAAAGGAAGTAGTTTCCCGGATGGTGTCCGTAATCGCGGAAACACTCTGCAAGCGAACTGATATCAATCAAATAATCCGGTTCGAGAACGATGAAAGAAGGGGTAAGGATTCCCGCCTCATCTATCGCAACGTCAAGCAGATTCACCTGGGCATGTTGCCAAAGCAGCTTACAGGTTTCTGCAAACTCTTCGTTTATTTGAGGTATATTATAGCGGACAAGATAGGGCTTTTCCGAGACTTCGTCCAAAGGAGTCACATACAGATATTGTTCGTCCGCATATTGAAAACAGACACGCATTCGCCGGACTCGTTCACGGGCAGGAGGGGCAACCAGATAGGTAGCGTCCGCACGGGGAAGCAAACGGTATAACTCATCCGGAATATTCTCTTCCGAAAGTTTGCGGATCAGAAAGGCCAGTGTTTTAACATCCCGCAAGAGGTTTTCCCTGTTCGGTTCGAGACAGCGGTTCAGGATTTGATTGGAAGTCAGGCGGAAAGTATGAAGCCGGTTCTGCTCTCCTACCGAAAGTCCGGTCTTGGCAGCAATAAAACTGATTCGTGCCGAGAGGTCGGTCATTTGCAAACTGCCGCTCTGCATTTGCGCCCGGCAAATACGTTCGAGCAAGTCGCGCATCTGCTTGTAACCAACGGTCAGTTCATCCTCTCCCGCCTTGCAGACTGCTAAAAGTAATTCATAAGATTCTATCGCTTCACTCTTCTGACAGGGCAATTTCATCTTCTATTTCCTCTTCGGTTTTCTTCTTATCCTTTATCATCAGGATACTCATTTCGTATAGCAGATAAAGCGGAATAGCGACAACACTCAATGTAAACGGATCGCCTGTTGGAGTAATAATGGCAGCAGCTATCACAATGATGACAATCGCATGGCGACGGTATTTCCGCAAGAAAGACTTATTGACTATTCCCAGCAGGGATAGCAACCAGGTCACTAACGGCAACTCAAAAGCCAGCCCCATACAGAGTACCAACATCATAAAATTGTCGATATAGGAATTGAGCGACAGAATGTTCTCCACTTCCGCACTCAACTGATAGGTGGAAAGAAAACGGAGCGTCAACGGATAAACCATAAAGTAACCCAGCAAAACACCGACAAAGAACATCACCGTTCCAACTGTCAGAGCTTTACGCACTCCTTTCTTTTCATTGGGATAAAGGGCAGGACCGATAAAGCGCCATACTTCAAAGAAAAGATAAGGCATGGCAGTGACTACCGACATCCAAAAGGCTGTCGACATATGTATAAAGAAAGGAGCCGCCAAGTTAATATTGACCAGCTTCACTTGAAATTCTTGTGTGAAGAAATCATCGGTCAAATCAAGCGCCCGACCGATATACCGTAATAAATCGTAGAATATGAAATCATTGTGGCAAGGCGCCAATATCACATGATCAAAAAGATAAGGCATGGCAATAAAATAACCTATCGCCAATACAAACCAAACTCCGATCACCCGGAAAAGTACCTTGCGCAGTTCATCCAAATGATCCCAAAAGGTCATTTCTGCCATCCGTACTTGCTTTACTTACTTGAGTCCGCCGGTTTGTCCAGGTCTTCTTTTGCCTTATTTATTTCCTCTTTCGCATCATTCACTCCGTCTTTGAAGCTCTTCACTCCTTTTCCCAAGCCACGCATCAATTCAGGAATTTTCTTTCCACCAAAGAGCAAAAGAATAACTAGAGCAATGATAATCCATTCGGACCCACTAGGCAAAAAGCCTAACAATAATAAGTGTGTCATAAGTTTATTTGATAAAGAGGTTTTTATTAGTCGGTACAAAGATAATTATTTTCACCACAGATTACACGGATTAACACAGATTTTTATTCACCACAGAGGACACAGAGGGCACAGAGTCCTTTTTTCATAATACGCTGTCAGTATCCTCAGTATCTGATTTGCATCTTTGAAAAAAACTCCGTGTCCTCTGTGTCCTCTGTGGTGAACTAATCCTGATAATATACCCGTTTCACCCGCGTCGATATGCTAGTCAGCACTTCGTACGGAATCGTATCCAGCTTGTCGGACAATACTGTGATCGGCAGGTCGTCACCAAAGATTATAGCTGGGTCGCCTTCACGGCAGTCGATGTCCGTAACATCTATCATACAGACATCCATGCAGATATTGCCCACATAAGGGGCTTTCTTGCCGTTCACCAGACAGTAAGCATTTCCACGCCCCAAGTGTCGGTTCAGGCCATCGGCATAACCGATAGGAATAGCGGCTATACGGGACGGACGTATCAAGTGTCCCATCCGGCTATATCCCACCGTATCTTCTTCGGGGACATCCCGAATCTGAAGTATGGTTGTCTTGAGCGTGCTGACATTATGTATAATCGAATTATCTATCGGACTCACTCCGTAAAGTCCGATACCTAGCCGTACCATGTCAAACTGTGCTCCGGGAAAACGCTCGATTCCTGCCGTATTGCAGATATGGCGTAAAATCTTATGCGAGAAAGCCGCCTGCAATTCTTGCGAGCCTTTTTCAAACAACTCGATTTGCTGCCGGGTGAAAGCGTCAAATTGAGGAGAATCACTGCCCACGAAATGAGAGAATACCGAACGGGGAATTACCGCATTCTGATTCTTCAAGCGACGGATAAGCAAGGGGATATCTTCCGCTTCAAAACCCAGCCGATGCATTCCCGTATCCAGTTTCACATGAATAGGGAAATTGGTGATTCCTTCCTTTTCTGCGGCTTTAATCAGCGCATCAAGCAAATGGAAATTATAAACTTCCGGCTCCAGTTTATAGTCAAACATCGTTTTGAACGCTGTAAGCTCCGGATCCATGATGATGATAGAGGACGTGATACCCGCTTTGCGCAGTTCGGAACCTTCATCGGCTACCGCCACAGCCAAGTAATCGACATGATGTTCCTGCAAAGTCTTGGCTATCTCGTATGAACCGGCTCCGTATGCCGACGCCTTCACCATACAGATCATTTTCGTCTCAGGATGGCGCAACATGGAGCGATAATGATTCAAGTTCTCCACCATCGCACCCAGATTTACCTCCAGTATCGTTTCATGCACTTTCAGTTCGAGTGCTTCGGACACCAGATCGAAGTTGAACACACGAGAACCCTTTATCAGAATCACTTCCGAATGAAGGGATTTGAGCAGTTCCGATTTAAGAAGCGCTTCGGTATTAGGGAAGAAATAACGTTCTATCCCGTCGTCAAAACGAGCGGCACACGAAGAAATTTCCGGTCCTACTCCTATCAATTTATCAATACCCCGACTCTGCACCAGTTGGGCTACACGCCGATAAAGCGTGGCAGTACTCTGTCCCGTTTCCAGAATATCCGACAGAATCAGCGTACGTTTCAGTCCTTTCTTTTCAGAACGGCGCACCAGGAAGTCAAGAGCTATATCCAGAGAAGCCAGATCCGAATTATAGCTATCATTAATCAATAGGCAGTTATTCTTTCCCTCTTTCACTTCAAGGCGCATGGCAATCGGTTCGAGGCGTGCCATGCGTTCCGTTATCTGATCGGCGGGAGTCATCAAGTAAAGACAGGCAGCCAAGCAGTTTAGTACGTTTTCGATGGAAGCGTCGTCGATGAAAGGAATGCAGAAAGTGTTATCCATATTCAGATAACGGTAAGCGATAACGGTATGGTCTTCTTTCTTTGTCACACGACTGATGTACAACGGACGTTCAATATCCGTACGGCTCCAGGCAATCTCACGTGCGGTCAGCATTGATTTCGCCACACAATTGCTAATCAACTCATTATCACCATCATAAATCACGACATCACAATCTTTGAAAAGGGTTAGCTTTTCCATGCACTTCTCCTGCAATGAGAAGAAGTTTTCCTGATGAGCACCACCGATATTCGTCAGAATACCGATAGAAGGCTTTATCATCCGTTTCAATGCACCCATCTCCCCCATCTCAGAAATACCCGCCTCGAAAATTCCCAATTCCGCTTCTTCGGAAAGTTGCCACACAGACAATGGAACACCAATCTGCGAATTATAACTACGCGGAGAACGGACGATACAACGGTCCGGACTCAGCAATTGGTGCAACCACTCTTTCACAATGGTTTTTCCATTGCTTCCGGTGATACCGATTACAGGAATATTAAACCTCTCCCGATGTACCTCAGCCAGTTTCTGCAATGCTTTCAGAGGGTTCGGAACGATGAGGAAATTGAGAGTCGAGGAGAAATTGAAAGTTGAGAGTTGAGAATTGAGAATTGGCTGCGCATCATCATCCTGCATAGCACTCTCAATTCTCAACTCTCCATTCTCAACTTGTTTAAACTCTTCCTCCGAGACCACAAAGTTTCGGACACCCCGGGCGTATAGTTCGGGGATGTAGCGGACTCCACTATTGCGTTTGGTGGTTAATGCAAAGAAAAGAGTTTCTTCCGGAAAACTCAGGGAACGGCTATCTGTTAAGAGCCAATCGATAGTCGCTTCATATTCACCTACACGGCGGGCGCCGATACTTTGGGCTATGGATTCAATCGCGTATGACATAGTTCTGTTTCTTTTTGAAAATCTAAGTACGGGTATTTTCTGATAAGTCGTTCTATTTTTAACACTATTTGTCCTAAAAAGCGTTGATACGCTTCGGACTCGGGATGAAAGGGCTTGTGCGCCAAGTCCCGGCGGATGTCTTCTACTTCGCGGATAACCTGCTTTGTTTCAGCGGAAAAGAAGGTTTCGGAAAAGCGTTCCCAAAGGTAACGGACCGCCAACGGAGACGGATGCAACATATCATCCGCATAGAAGCGATAATCACGTAATTCATCCAATACGATTTCATAAGAGGGGAAGTAGAAAACTTGTTCCGGGAACAATTGCTGCAACCGGTCGATGGCCAGTAACAAAGTAGATTTACTCAATTGGTTGGCATGCATTCCATCCCGGATATGACGGATGGGACTGACTGTAAACAAGAACTTCAAGGTTGCATTGCAAGCAGCCATATCGGTAATCAATGAAGTGTATTCATCTACTATTTCATCCACAGACAAAAGTCGGCGATTAAAATCATTCTCCGGTAATTTGTGACAATTGGAGACTACCTTTCCTGTCTCTTTTGCTTCATAAACATAGGCTGTTCCGAAAGTCAACATCAGCCAATCAAGCTTCAGCACAGTCTGATGGGCTTGCAGCAAACGGGCATTGATATTCTGCAACGTAGCCTCCGGAGTAGTAGCCGAAAAAGAGCCATGATGCATAGTACTATGCCACAGCCCTCTATAAGCAAACAAATCTTTCTCCGTATATTCTTTTTTTGTAATAATCTCTTTCAAAGCTGAGGATATGGACAAAGGATTATACAGAATTCCGAAAGGATTCAAATCCAGTTGAAACTTGGCCTCTGTCAAGAAAGTTCCCATATTCTCAGCAAAACAAGATCCCATCAAAAGAATAGGAGATATATGGCTGATAGACGGTAGTCCGACCGGCAATTCCACTGATGTTTGAAAGTTCATCATGATTTTCCTACATTTTATTACGTTTCGTGGGCAAAAGTATACTTTCTTTTCGTATTTTTGCGCTAAATTTCCTCGAATCATGAAGAAT
This window encodes:
- a CDS encoding AAA domain-containing protein — protein: MKLPCQKSEAIESYELLLAVCKAGEDELTVGYKQMRDLLERICRAQMQSGSLQMTDLSARISFIAAKTGLSVGEQNRLHTFRLTSNQILNRCLEPNRENLLRDVKTLAFLIRKLSEENIPDELYRLLPRADATYLVAPPARERVRRMRVCFQYADEQYLYVTPLDEVSEKPYLVRYNIPQINEEFAETCKLLWQHAQVNLLDVAIDEAGILTPSFIVLEPDYLIDISSLAECFRDYGHHPGNYFLSRMQPIENARPLLLGNIANLFLDEWIHAPNEDIDYRTCMQKAFRRYPIELAACPDLRDREKERQFFDDCKLHFEHIRETVNDTFHAAGYELDKTDAVLEPSYICEALGLQGRLDYMQRDMSSFIEMKSGKADEYAIRGKVEPKENNKVQMLLYQAVLQYSMGMDHRKVKAYLLYTRYPLLYPSRPSWAMVRRVIDLRNRIVADEYGIQLHNNPEYTARKLDEINASTLNERGLRGRFWETYLRPPIDRFQEKLQRLSAIEKSYFYAVYNFLTKELYTSKSGDVDYEGRTGAASLWLSTLAEKCEAGEIIYNLRIRENHAADEHKAYLLLVRSDLEEKELPEAVADNDIQNVLPNFRQGDAIILYERNCGMDNVTNKMVFKGNIEHLTDHEIGIRLRATQQNPSVLPADSLYAIEHDTMDTTFRSMYQGLYAYLSATQERRDLLLAQRPPKFDESLDFLVSQAKDDFTRVALKAKAAQDYFLLIGPPGTGKTSCALKKMVETFHADKGAQILLLSYTNRAVDEICKSLASIRPAVDFIRVGSELSCDETYRTHLIENELASCNRRSEVYERIRSCRIIVGTVAAISGKPELFRLKHFNVAIIDEATQILEPQLLGILCARGEEGGNAIDKFILIGDHKQLPAVVLQSSEQSAIYEESLLSIGLTNLKDSLFERLYRNCTARQSSLTSHPSYDMLCRQGRMHPEVALFANRAFYGGRLIPVGLPHQLEDSDTVCRLAFYPSVPEKTGTSTKINHSEARIVADLVARIYEDCRTDFDEARTLGIITPYRSQIALIKKEIAALGIPALNRIMVDTVERFQGSERDVIIYSCCINSYFQLKFVSNLTEEDGTLIDRKLNVALTRARKQMFVTGVPKYLKSNPLYESLLNLMEYKE
- the tatC gene encoding twin-arginine translocase subunit TatC — its product is MAEMTFWDHLDELRKVLFRVIGVWFVLAIGYFIAMPYLFDHVILAPCHNDFIFYDLLRYIGRALDLTDDFFTQEFQVKLVNINLAAPFFIHMSTAFWMSVVTAMPYLFFEVWRFIGPALYPNEKKGVRKALTVGTVMFFVGVLLGYFMVYPLTLRFLSTYQLSAEVENILSLNSYIDNFMMLVLCMGLAFELPLVTWLLSLLGIVNKSFLRKYRRHAIVIIVIAAAIITPTGDPFTLSVVAIPLYLLYEMSILMIKDKKKTEEEIEDEIALSEE
- a CDS encoding GSCFA domain-containing protein; protein product: MNFQTSVELPVGLPSISHISPILLMGSCFAENMGTFLTEAKFQLDLNPFGILYNPLSISSALKEIITKKEYTEKDLFAYRGLWHSTMHHGSFSATTPEATLQNINARLLQAHQTVLKLDWLMLTFGTAYVYEAKETGKVVSNCHKLPENDFNRRLLSVDEIVDEYTSLITDMAACNATLKFLFTVSPIRHIRDGMHANQLSKSTLLLAIDRLQQLFPEQVFYFPSYEIVLDELRDYRFYADDMLHPSPLAVRYLWERFSETFFSAETKQVIREVEDIRRDLAHKPFHPESEAYQRFLGQIVLKIERLIRKYPYLDFQKETELCHTRLNP
- a CDS encoding MFS transporter, producing MNAFQKTGEKMTNYRWTICAMLFFATTVNYLDRQVLSLTWDEFIKPEFHWNEVHYGTITSVFSIVYAICMLFAGRFVDWMGTKKGYLWAIGVWSAGACMHALCGIVTEQYVGMHSAAELMAATGDVVVVLATVSMYCFLAARCILALGEAGNFPAAIKVTAEYFPKKDRAYATSIFNAGASIGALIAPVSIPLLAKAWGWEMAFIVIGALGFIWMGMWVFMYTSPDKSKHVNKAELDYIEQDKFEEGEIPANAEVKEEKKMSFLQCFTYKQTWAFAAGKFMTDGVWWFFLFWTPSYLNTQFDIKTSDGLGMALIFTLYAVTMLSIYGGKLPTIFINKTGMNPYAARMKAMLIFAFFPLVVLLAQPLGTLSPWFPVILIGIGGAAHQSWSANIFSTVGDMFPKTAIASITGIGGMAGGVGSMLMQYGAGVLFVHADETHMTFMGFEGKPAGYFIMFCICAVSYLLGWVIMKALVPKYKPIVLD
- a CDS encoding bifunctional UDP-N-acetylmuramoyl-tripeptide:D-alanyl-D-alanine ligase/alanine racemase: MSYAIESIAQSIGARRVGEYEATIDWLLTDSRSLSFPEETLFFALTTKRNSGVRYIPELYARGVRNFVVSEEEFKQVENGELRIESAMQDDDAQPILNSQLSTFNFSSTLNFLIVPNPLKALQKLAEVHRERFNIPVIGITGSNGKTIVKEWLHQLLSPDRCIVRSPRSYNSQIGVPLSVWQLSEEAELGIFEAGISEMGEMGALKRMIKPSIGILTNIGGAHQENFFSLQEKCMEKLTLFKDCDVVIYDGDNELISNCVAKSMLTAREIAWSRTDIERPLYISRVTKKEDHTVIAYRYLNMDNTFCIPFIDDASIENVLNCLAACLYLMTPADQITERMARLEPIAMRLEVKEGKNNCLLINDSYNSDLASLDIALDFLVRRSEKKGLKRTLILSDILETGQSTATLYRRVAQLVQSRGIDKLIGVGPEISSCAARFDDGIERYFFPNTEALLKSELLKSLHSEVILIKGSRVFNFDLVSEALELKVHETILEVNLGAMVENLNHYRSMLRHPETKMICMVKASAYGAGSYEIAKTLQEHHVDYLAVAVADEGSELRKAGITSSIIIMDPELTAFKTMFDYKLEPEVYNFHLLDALIKAAEKEGITNFPIHVKLDTGMHRLGFEAEDIPLLIRRLKNQNAVIPRSVFSHFVGSDSPQFDAFTRQQIELFEKGSQELQAAFSHKILRHICNTAGIERFPGAQFDMVRLGIGLYGVSPIDNSIIHNVSTLKTTILQIRDVPEEDTVGYSRMGHLIRPSRIAAIPIGYADGLNRHLGRGNAYCLVNGKKAPYVGNICMDVCMIDVTDIDCREGDPAIIFGDDLPITVLSDKLDTIPYEVLTSISTRVKRVYYQD
- a CDS encoding Sec-independent protein translocase subunit TatA/TatB, with product MTHLLLLGFLPSGSEWIIIALVILLLFGGKKIPELMRGLGKGVKSFKDGVNDAKEEINKAKEDLDKPADSSK